GGACGGGTCAGCCCGCGAGGTTGTCCGCCATCTCCTCGGTGAGGTTCGACTCCGTCCCGGGGATGCCGAGATCCTGGGCCCGCTTGTCGGCCATCGCCAGCAGCCGACGGATACGGCCGGCGACGGCGTCCTTGGTCAGCGGCGGGTCGGCGAGCGCGCCCAGCTCCTCCAGGGAGGCCTGCTTGTGCTCCATGCGCAGCCGTCCGGCGGCCGCGAGGTGCTCGGGCACCTCGTCCGCGAGGATCTCCAGGGCGCGCTGCACGCGGGCTCCGGCGGCGACGGCGGCACGGGCCGAGCGGCGCAGGTTGGCGTCGTCGAAGTTGGCGAGCCGGTTGGCCGTGGCGCGGACCTCGCGGCGCATCCGCCGCTCCTCCCAGGCCAGCACCGACTCGTGCGCTCCGAGACGGGTGAGCAGCGCGCCGATCGCGTCTCCGTCACGGACGACCACGCGGTCCACGCCGCGCACCTCGCGGGCCTTCGCGGCGATCGAGAGCCGACGGGCGGCGCCGACGAGCGCGAGCGCGGCCTCCGGACCCGGGCAGGTGACCTCCAGGGAGGAGGAACGGCCCGGCTCGGTGAGCGAGCCGTGCGCCAGGAACGCCCCGCGCCAGGCCGCCTCGGCGTCGCAGGTGGCCCCCGAGACCACCTGCGGCGGGAGGCCCCGGATCGGGCGCCCACGGCCGTCCACGAGCCCCGTCTGGCGGGCCAGCTGGTCGCCGCCCGCCACGACGCGTACGACATACCGGGAGCCGCGGCGCAGACCGCCGGGCGCCATCACGATCAGTTCGGAGCTGTGGCCGAAGATCTCCAGAATGTCCCGCTTCAGCCGGCGCGCCGCCATCGCGGTGTCCAGCTCCGCCTCGATCACAATCCGGCCGCTCACCAGGTGGAGGCCGCCGGCGAACCGCAGAATGGCGGAGACCTCCGCCTTTCTGCAGCAGGTCCGGGTGACGGGGAGCCGGGAAATCTCATCCTTCACCGCTGCCGTCATCGCCATGGGCCGATCCTTCCATGCATCCGAAAAATACGGTCGTACGCGGCGGCCAACAGCTCCGGGTCGTGCCGCGGAGATCCGTCGGTCCGGGCCACCGGCGCCAGCTCGACCGCGGCGCCGAACCGCTGGGCGGCGTCGGTGAGTGAGTCGCGATCGGGCACGGCGGCCTCGTCGGCCAGCACCACGTCCAGGGCGAGTTTAGGGGCGTGTCGTCCCAAAACCTCCAAATGACGCTGCGGGGAGAAGCCCTCGGTTTCTCCGGGCTGCGGGGCGAGGTTCAGGGAGAGTACCCGGCGCGCCTTCGTCTCGGTGAGCGCGTCGAGGAGCTCGGGCACGAGAAGGTGCGGAATCACCGAGGAGAACCAGGAGCCGGGGCCGAGGACCACCCAGTCGGCGTCGAGGACCGCCGCCACGGCCTCGGGGACGGCGGGCGGGTCGGCGGGGACGACCTGCACGGACTGCACCTCGCCTGGGGTGAGGGCCACGGTCGCCTGTCCCCGTACCGTGACCACGTCCTCGGGCCGATCCGGGTCGTGTCCCTTGACGAGGGCCTGCAGCTCCAGGGGTACGGCGGACATGGGCAGCACCCGCCCGTGCGCCCCGAGGAGCCTGCCGACCAGATCCAGGGCCTGGACATGGTCGCCGAGCTGTTCCCACAGGGCGACGATCAGCAGATTGCCGACCGCGTGCTCGTGCAGATCGCCCTGGGACTGGAAACGGTGCTGGATGACGCGGGCCCAGGTCTGGCCCCAGTCGTCGTCGCCGCACAGCGCGGCCAGGGCCTTGCGCAGGTCGCCGGGCGGCAGCACGCCCAGCTCGTCGCGCAGCCGCCCGCTGGAACCGCCGTCGTCGGCCACGGTGACGACGGCGGTGAGGTCGCCGGTGATCCGGCGCAGCGCGGCGAGCGAGGCGGACAGCCCCATGCCGCCGCCGAGGGCGACGACCTTGGGCTGGGCACCCCGACGGCGCGGCTTCCCGCCGCGCGCCTCGGCGGGCCGGTCGCCGCGTCCCTCGGAGGCGACCCGGCGCAGCCTGCTCAGCCGCAGTGCGGCACGTCCGGTCACTCGCGCCCCATGTCCCGGTGGACGACCACGGTCTCCACGCCCTGCGAGGCGAGGCGGGCGGCGAGCTTCTCGGAGGTGGCGACCGAGCGGTGCTTGCCG
This portion of the Streptomyces mirabilis genome encodes:
- a CDS encoding uridine diphosphate-N-acetylglucosamine-binding protein YvcK, producing MTGRAALRLSRLRRVASEGRGDRPAEARGGKPRRRGAQPKVVALGGGMGLSASLAALRRITGDLTAVVTVADDGGSSGRLRDELGVLPPGDLRKALAALCGDDDWGQTWARVIQHRFQSQGDLHEHAVGNLLIVALWEQLGDHVQALDLVGRLLGAHGRVLPMSAVPLELQALVKGHDPDRPEDVVTVRGQATVALTPGEVQSVQVVPADPPAVPEAVAAVLDADWVVLGPGSWFSSVIPHLLVPELLDALTETKARRVLSLNLAPQPGETEGFSPQRHLEVLGRHAPKLALDVVLADEAAVPDRDSLTDAAQRFGAAVELAPVARTDGSPRHDPELLAAAYDRIFRMHGRIGPWR
- the whiA gene encoding DNA-binding protein WhiA: MAMTAAVKDEISRLPVTRTCCRKAEVSAILRFAGGLHLVSGRIVIEAELDTAMAARRLKRDILEIFGHSSELIVMAPGGLRRGSRYVVRVVAGGDQLARQTGLVDGRGRPIRGLPPQVVSGATCDAEAAWRGAFLAHGSLTEPGRSSSLEVTCPGPEAALALVGAARRLSIAAKAREVRGVDRVVVRDGDAIGALLTRLGAHESVLAWEERRMRREVRATANRLANFDDANLRRSARAAVAAGARVQRALEILADEVPEHLAAAGRLRMEHKQASLEELGALADPPLTKDAVAGRIRRLLAMADKRAQDLGIPGTESNLTEEMADNLAG